The Leptospira stimsonii genome includes the window TCCGACTGATCTTATCGGAGGCGAGATCGTTGATTGTAAATATTAAATTTAGTTTATTAGTATCCGTTTCCGCCACATCCCGCCTCCGATAAATTTTTAATCACCGTTAAACGCTTTAACAATCGCTCTTTGTAAAGTATTGATTTCGACCTGCTGGATAAACTCCAACTCAGCCGCCAACCGACTTTCATACTCGTCGCGTTCGTCTCCGTCTTCCGGATATTCGATTTTTCTACCGGGAAAATAATACATTAGAAGAACTTCTAATGCACCATTCCCGGATTTAAGAAGCCGAAGCTTCTCACCTACAGCTTTTTTGCAGTTACCTCTTGCGTAGTGGCAGTCAGCTCGATCAGTTTATTGCTGATGGGAATAAAAATTCCCGGAGAATCTTGAGCCCAATCGTTTACAACGTCGAAGCTAGGATATAGACAACACTGACCCGTCAAACGTTGTGCGACATCTGTTTGCTTTTCCTTTCTCGCTTTCTCAAGCGTTTCGTCTACTTGAGTTTTGTTCGGAACTCTGCAGATAATTTTTCTGCCCTCGCCTGCATCCAGAACGTGAACGCCGCCTTTATCCGCAAAATGCGATTTAATGGATTCAATCGCCTCTTTGTTTCTTGAAACAAAATCGTCGTCGATATTTTGATACGGCTGTGGAAGTTTTTCAAAAGCTTCTTTCAAAGCTGGTATTGAACTGATCAATGGATTCATATTTTTCCTTCTTTTCTTTTTTATTAAAAGAGTATTAAAATTCTCTTAAGCGAATGTAATCACAGGAATCGACAAAAGCGCGATCTCCAAAGGAACGGCGATCGCACCGGAGTTCCCGCTCTTAACGTCCGCATTGTATTTTGTGATCTTCACCGCAGGAGCGATGTATTTAAAGTCCGGTCTTCCTTCCGCCTTTAAAATCGCCGTCAATGGTGCCGGCGGAAGTTTTTCGATTAATCCTCCGTAAGGCGACGCAAGAAGAATCAAACGATCCAACTCTTCGAAATAAATTTCGGCGCTGATGCTACGTTTGTAATTCTTGGTTGTATATCCGACGATCTCTCCGGATTTTCCGTAAGTTAGCTCTATTTCCACCGCGTGATCGAAGGTGAAGGATGAAAAATTCACCATGTCGAACCCGAAAAGTTTTAATTCAAGATTCGTAAAGCTATAGTTTTCTTTAACTACTTCTAAGGCCATTTTTAACTCCTATTTAGGTGTTGCGAAAGAAGTTTCCCATTCTATCGCTTTCGTTCTGTTGCTCACAAACATCTTGCACTTCGCTTTGAGAATGCGATCGGTATTGAAAGTCTTATCCGGATCCAAAATAATTTCGTGACCGGAAATTTCTTTTCTACCGGGCGCTTCCATCTCTGCCGAAATTTTAGAATCGATGTAGGTTTTAAGATAATCCAGTCCGCCGGATCCTGAATCCGCTTCCGTATCCATGTTCAAGAATTGAAGAGACTCACGATAAAGAATTCGATGCATCTTATCGGCTCGTCTTCTTTCGGGAAGTTCTTTGAAGTCCGAGGAGCTCGCCGCCTTAATCTTATCTCTTGCGATAAAGATTCCTTCGTAGTCGTCGTACTGCTTTAGAACCATCAATCCCATGTCGTGAAGAAGATCCATGTAGTTTCTGTATCCTTCATCCCAATAACGAATCTCAGAAAAGGTGAGAGATCGCATATCTTTCACGTATCCAATGGAAACGTTTACGGGCGCCGCCGCAATCTTCGCCGTCGCCATAGTCGCGAAGTTTCTCCATTCACCGATGGAATCTCCGACTGATTTCACGGCAGAATAACCACCGGATGCGTTGACGCCACCTTTGATATAACGTCCCTCACCAACTGCAATCATCACTCGTCCTTTTGGAGAAGCGAACGGATCAAACTCATCCTGAATAAACTGAAAGTATTCTGAAAGCGTTTCACTTTGATTCTTTCCTCTTGCTTCCAAAATGATAAACGAAGGAAGATGGTGTTCCATTTCCATTTCTTCGAGAATCGCGTTGCAGGACATAGCAAAAGCTCTCGTCGCAGGACCCAGTACGTGAATCCAATAAGCGCCGTATTCGCGTTTGAGCGCTTCAATCGCTGTTAGACGAGACGCGTTAGACGCACTTGGACCGGTGATGGTAAAAGTATATGTATCACCAATTTTAAAAGTATTCGCCGGAGTCGAAGCATTCGTAAAAGTCGCGGTAACTCCCGCATCTAAGGAAATCGGAGATCCACTTGCCGGTGTAATGAGAGGAGCTGAAAAGTTATCGCCGCCATCGACGGACTTACGGTACTCAGCAACTCCCGAAGCGCCAGCCTTCGTAATCTTCAGTACGACAACTCTCGAACCGGTTGGCGTGCCTGCGGTCGTTGGGATAAGCGCTTCTCCATCGCCTGTTTTTACAGGTGTTGCGACCAATCCTGCAACGTCATTCTCAGGGCGAACGCAAAGAACTGGGACTGGCTTCTGTCCTTTAGCCTCGTCAAATTCTTCAAAAAATTGTTCTAAAGAATCAACGAGAACTCCGCGCCCGAAGACGTCTTTCGCCTGTGGTGTGTTATTAATAACATAGACTCTATTCGCTATCCCGCTTTCTGCCGTTCCAACCTTGGAACCGACACGATCGGGTTTAACGTCATTGAAGTTGATCCCACCATCTTGATGGTAGGTTGTCACATCGCCTGTTGACATGATTCGCTCCTAATATTAATAAGAGCAACTGAGTAGAATGGCGGAATATTCCGCTCTTTGTATAAATCAATTCGCTGTTAGGGTTCTTAATAACGAATCATGAACTTAAGCTTTGGAACTTAATTTTTCATCTTCGTCTACATTGATTTCCGAAGTC containing:
- a CDS encoding DUF2586 family protein, with protein sequence MSTGDVTTYHQDGGINFNDVKPDRVGSKVGTAESGIANRVYVINNTPQAKDVFGRGVLVDSLEQFFEEFDEAKGQKPVPVLCVRPENDVAGLVATPVKTGDGEALIPTTAGTPTGSRVVVLKITKAGASGVAEYRKSVDGGDNFSAPLITPASGSPISLDAGVTATFTNASTPANTFKIGDTYTFTITGPSASNASRLTAIEALKREYGAYWIHVLGPATRAFAMSCNAILEEMEMEHHLPSFIILEARGKNQSETLSEYFQFIQDEFDPFASPKGRVMIAVGEGRYIKGGVNASGGYSAVKSVGDSIGEWRNFATMATAKIAAAPVNVSIGYVKDMRSLTFSEIRYWDEGYRNYMDLLHDMGLMVLKQYDDYEGIFIARDKIKAASSSDFKELPERRRADKMHRILYRESLQFLNMDTEADSGSGGLDYLKTYIDSKISAEMEAPGRKEISGHEIILDPDKTFNTDRILKAKCKMFVSNRTKAIEWETSFATPK
- a CDS encoding LIC_10177 family protein: MNPLISSIPALKEAFEKLPQPYQNIDDDFVSRNKEAIESIKSHFADKGGVHVLDAGEGRKIICRVPNKTQVDETLEKARKEKQTDVAQRLTGQCCLYPSFDVVNDWAQDSPGIFIPISNKLIELTATTQEVTAKKL